A window of the Microbacterium sp. LWH13-1.2 genome harbors these coding sequences:
- a CDS encoding flavodoxin reductase produces the protein MITSITALRQRVLALLGGISMYRLVLFSLLTLTLIALVLSALGVIVSPAPLEIIASFVVLAVVISLVDAAAQRILRLPWRIESSLVTALILLFVLRPGIEPTALLGLAIAGAVASLSKYLIAWRGRHILNPAAFGAAVVSILGSFGAFEWLGTSSSWWVGTPSLFIPVLILGLAVLWRTEKVRIAVIFLLVAVAVSVLRQAVQAQEFAIAFDLGSALSFAVLQSPFLFLGAFMLSEPLTLPPRRWQQFSVAALVGVLAGWPIEVAGLFTLGQERALLIGNLLAFAFALRGAVRLVLEKRQFITPTAQELTFRAKGKVRFLPGQYLELDVPHHRPDARGTRREFSIVSAPADLPTLRIAYKDGDQTHPSSYKRALAAAEPGSALAVTGTWGDFLLPRSESPVLMVAAGIGVTPFVSQLRQLQLTGQQRDVVLVYVASDSSELAFRDELAATGARVVVFTRDEPADLPAHWTWAQGARLDAAGLERHVPDLGDRHSFISGPPRLIADLAPALQKARSLTTDAFAGY, from the coding sequence GTGATCACCTCCATCACCGCCCTGCGCCAGCGCGTTCTGGCGCTGCTCGGCGGCATCTCGATGTACCGCCTGGTGCTGTTCTCGCTGCTGACGCTCACTCTCATCGCCCTCGTGCTGTCTGCGCTCGGCGTGATCGTGTCGCCCGCACCGCTCGAGATCATCGCCTCGTTCGTCGTCCTCGCGGTCGTGATCTCGCTCGTGGATGCGGCGGCCCAGCGAATCCTGCGCCTGCCCTGGCGCATCGAGTCGTCGCTGGTCACCGCGCTGATCCTCCTGTTCGTCCTGCGACCGGGGATCGAGCCGACCGCGCTGCTGGGTCTCGCTATCGCCGGTGCCGTCGCGAGCCTGTCGAAGTACCTGATCGCCTGGCGCGGGCGGCACATCCTCAACCCGGCGGCCTTCGGCGCCGCCGTGGTGTCGATCCTCGGTTCCTTCGGAGCCTTCGAGTGGCTCGGCACGTCGTCGTCCTGGTGGGTCGGCACCCCGTCGCTCTTCATCCCCGTCCTGATCCTGGGGCTCGCCGTGCTGTGGCGCACCGAGAAGGTGCGGATCGCCGTGATCTTCCTCCTCGTCGCGGTCGCCGTGTCGGTGCTGCGGCAGGCGGTGCAGGCGCAGGAGTTCGCGATCGCCTTCGACCTCGGCTCCGCTCTCTCGTTCGCGGTGCTGCAGTCGCCGTTCCTGTTCCTCGGGGCGTTCATGCTGTCGGAGCCGCTGACCCTGCCGCCTCGTCGCTGGCAGCAGTTCTCCGTGGCCGCGCTCGTCGGCGTCCTCGCCGGGTGGCCGATCGAGGTCGCCGGGCTCTTCACCCTCGGCCAGGAGCGCGCGCTGCTCATCGGCAACCTCCTCGCGTTCGCCTTCGCGCTGCGGGGGGCGGTGCGCCTGGTGCTCGAGAAGCGGCAGTTCATCACGCCGACCGCACAGGAGCTCACGTTCCGGGCCAAGGGCAAGGTCCGCTTCCTCCCCGGCCAGTACCTGGAGCTGGACGTGCCGCATCACCGGCCGGATGCGCGAGGCACCCGCCGCGAGTTCAGCATCGTCTCGGCACCCGCCGATCTCCCGACGCTGCGGATCGCGTACAAGGACGGCGATCAGACGCATCCCTCGAGCTACAAGCGCGCTCTCGCCGCCGCAGAGCCCGGATCCGCGCTTGCCGTCACGGGCACGTGGGGAGACTTCCTTCTGCCACGTTCGGAGAGCCCCGTGCTCATGGTCGCCGCAGGGATCGGCGTCACGCCGTTCGTGTCGCAGCTGCGTCAGCTGCAGCTGACGGGGCAGCAGCGCGACGTCGTCCTCGTCTACGTCGCATCCGACAGCTCGGAGCTCGCGTTCCGCGACGAGCTCGCCGCGACGGGTGCCCGGGTCGTCGTCTTCACCCGTGACGAGCCGGCCGATCTGCCCGCGCACTGGACGTGGGCGCAGGGTGCCCGTCTCGATGCCGCGGGACTCGAGCGCCACGTTCCCGACCTCGGCGATCGGCACTCGTTCATCTCCGGCCCGCCGCGTCTGATCGCCGACCTCGCCCCGGCTCTGCAGAAGGCCCGGTCTCTCACGACCGACGCATTCGCGGGGTACTGA
- a CDS encoding ribose-phosphate diphosphokinase — protein sequence MARKKKTVDLDRDNGIAPGLVAKTKKRLVVAGGRSHPELTAAVAASLGTEVVPTEHRTFASGEIYARFDVSIRGCDLFLIQTFGEPVNEWLMEALIMIDAAKRASAKRITVVAPYYPYSRQDKKGRGREPISARLVADLLKTAGADRVMSVDLHAAQIQGFFDGPVDHLFAKPVLLDYFERTLSAEDREILTVVSPDMGRVRVADTWSDSLGAPLAIIHKRRDPKVANQVSVHEIVGAVEGRTCLLVDDMIDTGGTIVKAAQALKANGAHRVIVAATHAIFSDPASERLQDASIDEVVITDTIPLTESRRWDKLTILPIAPLLGRAIREVFEDGSVTSMFGGDA from the coding sequence ATGGCGCGCAAGAAGAAGACTGTCGATCTGGACCGGGACAACGGCATCGCCCCCGGACTCGTCGCCAAGACCAAGAAGCGGCTCGTGGTCGCGGGCGGGCGTTCCCACCCCGAGCTCACCGCCGCGGTCGCCGCGTCGCTGGGCACCGAGGTCGTGCCCACCGAGCACCGCACGTTCGCGTCGGGAGAGATCTACGCCCGGTTCGACGTCTCGATCCGCGGTTGCGATCTCTTCCTGATCCAGACCTTCGGCGAGCCGGTGAACGAGTGGCTCATGGAAGCGCTCATCATGATCGACGCCGCGAAGCGCGCATCGGCCAAGCGCATCACCGTCGTCGCCCCGTACTATCCGTACTCGCGCCAGGACAAGAAGGGCCGCGGTCGCGAGCCGATCAGCGCCCGACTGGTCGCCGACCTGCTCAAGACAGCGGGCGCTGACCGCGTCATGAGCGTCGACCTGCACGCCGCGCAGATCCAGGGCTTCTTCGACGGTCCCGTCGACCACCTGTTCGCCAAGCCGGTGCTGCTGGACTACTTCGAGCGCACGCTGAGCGCGGAGGACCGAGAGATCCTCACGGTCGTCTCTCCCGACATGGGGCGCGTCCGCGTCGCCGACACGTGGTCCGACAGCCTCGGTGCGCCGCTGGCCATCATCCACAAGCGCCGTGACCCGAAGGTCGCCAACCAGGTCTCGGTGCACGAGATCGTCGGAGCCGTCGAGGGACGCACCTGCCTCCTCGTCGACGACATGATCGACACCGGTGGCACCATCGTCAAGGCGGCCCAGGCGCTCAAGGCGAACGGCGCGCACCGCGTGATCGTCGCCGCGACGCACGCGATCTTCAGCGACCCTGCCTCGGAGCGTCTGCAGGATGCCTCGATCGACGAGGTCGTCATCACCGACACGATCCCCCTGACCGAGTCCCGCCGCTGGGACAAGCTGACGATCCTCCCGATCGCCCCGCTTCTGGGTCGCGCGATCCGTGAGGTCTTCGAAGACGGATCCGTCACGAGCATGTTCGGCGGAGACGCCTGA
- a CDS encoding ATP-binding protein, translated as MSLQTRLMTAVIGFVSLILVIVAVITSATLGATLERQLEDRLNGYSLDVAKLVSRVPAQIATIDYVVEGTNPVPGILLAVSSSEGGTGGVVFPDTKGQWSGVSQPLTSADLDRIDAALGGRASATVTLDDFGSYLVVVRQAPNGVNVVTGLPRTEIQNQLATLLTVIALATVGGLILLALTTAITIRVGLRPLRAVAATATRVANQPLDRGEVQITERVPAAEADPRTETGLVGASLNTLLDHVNTSLAARQKNEERMRRFVADASHELRTPLSSIRGYSELSLRALKQQGGPAAIEGTTTSLERIQAQSLRMTSLVEDLLLLARLDEGRELVHGTVDLTQLALEGLSDARPTAADHHWNIEAPEEPIVIIGDAGRMHQVVANLLANARTHTPAGTSITLSVSREGDEAVLRVHDDGPGIDPGVRDELFARFARGDSSRARQTGGTGLGLAIAKAIVEGHGGHITVASEPGDTTFTVRIPISPARAAD; from the coding sequence TCGGCTTCGTCTCGCTCATCCTCGTGATCGTCGCCGTCATCACCAGTGCGACGCTCGGCGCGACCCTGGAACGCCAACTGGAAGATCGACTGAACGGTTATTCCCTCGACGTCGCGAAGCTGGTGAGCCGGGTGCCAGCCCAGATCGCGACCATCGACTATGTCGTCGAGGGCACAAACCCTGTGCCCGGCATTCTGCTCGCCGTGTCCAGCTCCGAAGGCGGCACCGGCGGGGTCGTCTTCCCCGACACGAAGGGACAATGGAGTGGAGTGTCTCAGCCACTGACGAGCGCCGACCTCGACCGCATCGATGCGGCGCTCGGCGGGCGCGCGAGCGCTACTGTGACCTTGGACGACTTCGGTTCGTATCTCGTCGTCGTGAGGCAGGCCCCCAACGGAGTGAACGTCGTGACGGGCCTGCCCCGCACCGAGATCCAGAACCAGTTGGCGACTCTTCTCACCGTGATCGCTCTGGCGACCGTCGGCGGATTGATCCTCCTCGCGCTCACGACGGCCATCACGATCCGTGTCGGACTCAGACCGCTGAGGGCGGTGGCTGCGACCGCCACGCGCGTCGCAAACCAGCCGCTGGACCGAGGCGAAGTGCAGATCACCGAACGCGTGCCGGCAGCCGAAGCCGACCCTCGTACCGAGACCGGTCTCGTCGGGGCGTCGCTCAATACCCTCCTCGACCACGTGAACACCTCGCTGGCCGCCCGCCAGAAGAACGAGGAGCGGATGCGGCGGTTCGTCGCCGACGCCAGCCATGAGCTGCGGACTCCGCTCTCGTCCATCCGCGGGTACTCCGAGCTGTCGTTGCGCGCTCTGAAGCAGCAGGGCGGCCCGGCCGCCATCGAGGGGACGACCACGTCGCTGGAGCGCATCCAGGCCCAGTCGCTGCGGATGACGAGCCTGGTCGAGGACCTGCTGCTCCTCGCCCGCCTCGACGAGGGTCGAGAGCTGGTGCACGGGACCGTCGACCTCACGCAGCTCGCCCTGGAAGGCCTCTCGGACGCGCGTCCGACCGCCGCCGATCATCACTGGAACATCGAGGCCCCCGAAGAGCCGATCGTCATCATCGGCGACGCCGGACGGATGCACCAGGTCGTCGCGAACCTCCTCGCCAATGCGCGGACGCACACCCCGGCAGGCACCTCGATCACGCTCAGCGTGAGCCGCGAAGGCGACGAGGCCGTGCTTCGCGTGCACGACGACGGCCCCGGCATCGACCCCGGGGTGCGCGACGAGCTCTTCGCCCGCTTCGCACGCGGCGACAGCTCCCGCGCCCGGCAGACCGGTGGCACGGGCCTCGGACTCGCGATCGCGAAGGCGATCGTCGAAGGACACGGCGGACATATCACCGTGGCGAGCGAGCCCGGAGACACGACATTCACCGTGCGCATCCCGATCAGCCCGGCTCGGGCCGCGGACTGA
- a CDS encoding FMN-binding protein codes for MIRTTVPTSVRKGAALAGVAGLLVLAGCSGTAGAEDQSTDTGTDTSTESTDSGASTGDYADGTYTADGSYQTPETVESISVTLTIADGVVSEVEVTGDPKARETEQYQGQFIEGISDEVVGKSLDELNVSRVAGSSLTSGGFNEAVDSIKEQAAA; via the coding sequence ATGATCCGCACGACTGTACCGACTTCTGTTCGCAAGGGCGCAGCTCTCGCCGGCGTCGCAGGACTCCTCGTCCTCGCGGGCTGCTCCGGCACCGCTGGCGCTGAAGACCAGTCCACCGACACCGGGACCGACACGAGCACCGAATCGACCGATTCGGGAGCGTCGACCGGTGACTACGCCGACGGCACGTACACGGCCGACGGGTCGTACCAGACGCCCGAGACGGTCGAGTCGATCAGCGTGACCCTCACGATCGCCGACGGCGTCGTGAGCGAGGTCGAGGTGACGGGCGACCCGAAGGCCCGCGAGACCGAGCAGTACCAGGGCCAGTTCATCGAGGGCATCTCGGATGAGGTCGTGGGCAAGTCGCTCGATGAGCTGAACGTCAGCCGCGTCGCCGGCTCGTCGCTCACCAGCGGCGGGTTCAACGAGGCCGTCGACTCGATCAAGGAGCAGGCTGCCGCCTGA
- a CDS encoding MarR family transcriptional regulator: protein MTEADEVDRIVGAWNTQRPDLDFSPLEVLSRMDRLTRLLDRARRDVFRRSDLEAWEWDVLSALRRAGAPFQLSPKQLLQQTLVSSGTMTNRIDRLVGRRFVRREGDPADGRSVLVTLTDDGRIRVDAAITRLVDVEDDLLQALSRGDRDRLAALLRKLSLSFDA from the coding sequence ATGACAGAGGCTGATGAGGTTGATCGGATCGTCGGCGCCTGGAACACCCAGCGCCCCGACCTCGACTTCTCGCCCCTCGAGGTCCTCTCTCGGATGGACCGGCTGACGCGCCTGCTCGACCGCGCCCGGCGCGACGTGTTCCGCCGCAGCGATCTCGAAGCCTGGGAGTGGGATGTGCTGTCGGCGTTGCGCCGTGCAGGGGCTCCCTTCCAGCTCTCCCCCAAGCAGCTGCTGCAGCAGACTCTGGTGTCGAGCGGAACCATGACCAACCGCATCGACCGACTGGTCGGCCGTCGTTTCGTGCGACGCGAGGGCGATCCGGCCGATGGCCGCAGCGTGCTCGTCACGCTCACGGATGACGGGCGGATCAGGGTGGATGCCGCGATCACGCGCCTCGTCGACGTCGAGGACGACCTGCTCCAGGCCCTCTCCAGAGGCGATCGCGACCGCCTCGCCGCGCTGCTGCGCAAGCTGAGCCTCAGTTTCGACGCGTGA
- a CDS encoding pseudouridine synthase produces MLSPLPVRDGVGATRLHVPMHGEWPTVGAYMIDRFFHLDPEGLLSRFDRGEIVARDGTPLARDTPLGVEEFIWYYRDPPVETRLPVEIEVIHQDDDLVVIDKPHFLPTIPGGKFLQNSALIRLRNLLGNDELAPIHRLDRATAGVLMFSARPATRGPYQLLFETRQVQKVYEAVSARPADWDTSRYPLVYRNHIVKLRNELKVQVDDEREPNAETLIEVLDADDRVVHTLLRPHSGKMHQLRVHLAALGLGILNDPFYPELRGERPDDFDHPMQLLARELHFVDPLSGAPRVFSTTRTLQEAPVSGA; encoded by the coding sequence ATGCTCTCCCCTCTTCCGGTGCGCGACGGCGTCGGCGCCACGCGCCTGCACGTTCCGATGCACGGCGAATGGCCGACCGTGGGCGCCTACATGATCGACCGCTTCTTCCACCTCGATCCCGAAGGCCTGCTCAGCCGTTTCGACCGCGGCGAGATCGTGGCCCGCGACGGCACTCCCCTGGCTCGGGACACCCCCCTGGGCGTCGAGGAGTTCATCTGGTACTACCGCGATCCCCCTGTCGAGACCCGGCTCCCCGTGGAGATCGAGGTGATCCATCAGGACGACGACCTGGTGGTGATCGACAAGCCGCACTTCCTGCCGACCATCCCCGGCGGAAAGTTCCTGCAGAACTCGGCGCTGATCCGCCTCCGCAACCTGCTCGGCAACGACGAGCTCGCACCGATCCACCGACTCGATCGGGCGACCGCCGGGGTGCTCATGTTCTCGGCGCGTCCGGCCACCAGAGGCCCGTACCAGCTCCTGTTCGAGACCAGGCAGGTGCAGAAGGTCTACGAGGCGGTCTCCGCGCGTCCGGCCGACTGGGATACGTCGCGATACCCCCTCGTCTACCGCAACCACATCGTGAAGCTCCGCAACGAGCTGAAGGTCCAGGTCGACGACGAACGCGAGCCCAACGCCGAGACGCTGATCGAGGTCCTCGATGCCGACGACCGCGTCGTGCACACTCTGCTGCGCCCGCACAGCGGCAAGATGCATCAGCTGCGGGTGCACCTCGCAGCTCTCGGCCTCGGCATCCTGAACGACCCGTTCTACCCCGAGCTGCGCGGCGAGCGCCCCGACGACTTCGATCACCCCATGCAGCTGCTCGCGCGTGAGCTGCACTTCGTCGATCCGCTGAGCGGCGCGCCGCGGGTGTTCTCCACGACGCGCACGCTGCAGGAAGCGCCCGTCAGCGGCGCATGA
- the glmU gene encoding bifunctional UDP-N-acetylglucosamine diphosphorylase/glucosamine-1-phosphate N-acetyltransferase GlmU: MTGNNLAIIILAAGQGTRMRSRLPKVLHPIGGRPLVGHVLTTAGLLEASHVEVVVRHERDQVVAALEADYPDAVFIDQDEVPGTGRAVQVAVDALPASFDGDVLVLSGDCPLADADTLRSFLDAHREADAEATLMTAVVDDPNGYGRVIRDAEGGVDRIVEQKDASADEAAVREINAGMYVFRVGTLRKYLPSVGVDNAQGEMYLTDVPGLLRRDGSRVAASVVSDVTVTYGVNDRAQLAEVGRLLNRRIVRRWQLEGVTVIDPATTWIDDDATLAPDVTILPNTHILRATTIAEGAIVGPDTTLVDCEVGEDAIVRRTDATLAVIGAEATVGPFSFLRPGTVLGARGKIGAYVETKNAEIGEGSKVPHLSYVGDATIGRGVNLGASTITANYDDVNKHRTVVEDEVHTGSHTTLVAPVRLGAGAKTGAGATVRKDVPAGSLAMSVAPQRNIEGWVEKNRAGTGAADAAARSRVAE, from the coding sequence ATGACTGGGAACAATCTCGCGATCATCATCCTCGCCGCAGGCCAGGGAACTCGCATGCGCTCGCGCCTGCCCAAGGTGCTGCACCCGATCGGGGGACGACCGCTCGTCGGACACGTCCTCACGACCGCCGGTCTGCTCGAGGCCTCCCACGTCGAGGTCGTCGTGCGGCACGAGCGCGACCAGGTCGTCGCTGCTCTCGAGGCGGATTACCCGGATGCCGTGTTCATCGATCAGGACGAGGTGCCAGGGACCGGACGCGCCGTGCAGGTCGCGGTCGACGCTCTCCCGGCATCCTTCGACGGAGACGTCCTCGTGCTCTCCGGCGACTGCCCGCTGGCGGATGCCGACACGCTGCGTTCCTTCCTCGACGCCCATCGCGAGGCGGACGCCGAGGCGACTCTGATGACCGCGGTCGTCGACGACCCGAACGGCTACGGACGTGTCATCCGCGATGCCGAGGGCGGCGTCGACCGCATCGTCGAGCAGAAGGATGCCAGTGCCGATGAGGCCGCGGTTCGCGAGATCAACGCCGGTATGTACGTGTTCCGCGTCGGCACGCTGCGCAAGTACCTCCCGTCGGTGGGCGTCGACAACGCACAGGGCGAGATGTATCTGACGGACGTTCCCGGGCTGCTCCGCCGCGACGGCAGCCGTGTCGCGGCATCCGTCGTCTCCGACGTCACGGTCACCTACGGCGTCAACGATCGCGCTCAGCTCGCCGAGGTCGGTCGCCTCCTCAACCGCCGGATCGTGCGGCGCTGGCAGCTCGAGGGCGTCACCGTCATCGATCCGGCGACGACCTGGATCGATGACGACGCGACGCTCGCACCCGACGTCACGATCCTCCCGAACACCCACATCCTGCGAGCCACGACGATCGCCGAGGGCGCCATCGTCGGGCCCGACACGACGCTCGTCGACTGCGAGGTGGGAGAAGATGCGATCGTCCGCCGCACCGACGCCACGCTCGCGGTGATCGGCGCCGAGGCCACTGTCGGACCCTTCTCGTTCCTCCGCCCAGGTACCGTGCTCGGCGCCAGAGGCAAGATCGGCGCCTATGTCGAGACGAAGAACGCCGAGATCGGCGAGGGCAGCAAGGTCCCGCACCTGTCATACGTCGGCGACGCGACCATCGGGCGCGGAGTCAACCTCGGAGCGAGCACCATCACCGCGAACTACGACGATGTGAACAAGCACCGCACGGTGGTGGAGGACGAGGTGCACACCGGGTCGCACACGACCCTCGTCGCGCCCGTTAGGCTGGGAGCTGGCGCCAAGACAGGTGCCGGCGCCACAGTCCGCAAGGACGTTCCTGCCGGTTCCCTTGCCATGAGCGTCGCCCCTCAGCGCAACATCGAGGGTTGGGTCGAGAAGAACAGGGCAGGCACGGGCGCGGCAGACGCCGCAGCCCGATCCCGAGTGGCGGAATAG
- a CDS encoding FAD:protein FMN transferase, with the protein MAIWRFDAIGTTWEIETTSELGAEERQSVGAEIERFDREWSRFRDDSAVTRVGHDGGLISSPDAGAMLDAYVELSNASAGAVNPLVADSLAALGYDASYSLIAGDPIAAPRNWTDRLRWTAGEATASSPALLDVGALGKGRLVDIVTDVLADVPGDLVVDAGGDMRVRGSAVRIGLEHPYDATKAIGVIELQDAALCASAVNRRAWGDGLHHVLDARTGVPVRTWAATWAIAPAAMRADAVATALFFDGGPELAAAWGVEWVRMSTDGRAERSTGCPAQLFTARP; encoded by the coding sequence ATGGCGATCTGGCGCTTCGACGCGATCGGCACGACCTGGGAGATCGAGACCACCAGCGAGCTCGGCGCCGAGGAAAGACAGTCCGTCGGCGCCGAGATCGAGCGGTTCGACCGGGAGTGGTCCCGGTTCCGGGACGATTCCGCGGTCACCCGTGTGGGTCACGATGGCGGGCTCATCTCCTCGCCGGATGCCGGGGCGATGCTCGACGCCTATGTCGAGCTCTCGAACGCGAGCGCAGGAGCGGTGAATCCGCTCGTCGCCGACAGCCTCGCAGCGCTCGGATACGACGCGTCGTACTCGCTCATCGCGGGCGATCCGATCGCCGCCCCTCGGAACTGGACCGATCGCCTCCGATGGACGGCGGGCGAGGCCACGGCATCCTCTCCCGCACTCCTCGACGTGGGGGCACTCGGCAAGGGGCGTCTCGTCGACATCGTCACCGACGTCCTCGCCGACGTGCCCGGTGATCTCGTCGTCGACGCGGGCGGTGACATGAGGGTGCGCGGCAGCGCGGTGCGCATCGGCCTCGAGCATCCGTATGATGCGACCAAGGCGATCGGTGTCATCGAGCTGCAGGACGCGGCGCTGTGCGCCTCGGCGGTCAATCGTCGCGCGTGGGGTGACGGCCTGCACCACGTGCTCGACGCCCGCACAGGAGTCCCGGTGCGCACCTGGGCTGCGACCTGGGCGATCGCGCCTGCGGCGATGAGGGCGGATGCCGTCGCCACCGCGCTCTTCTTCGACGGCGGCCCCGAGCTTGCAGCGGCGTGGGGCGTCGAATGGGTGCGGATGTCGACGGACGGCCGCGCCGAACGCTCGACCGGATGCCCGGCGCAGCTGTTCACCGCACGCCCCTGA
- a CDS encoding methionine ABC transporter ATP-binding protein: MPIVTLTNVSKTYPSRTREDAEVVAVDDVTLSIEKGDVFGIIGYSGAGKSTLVRLINALEPATSGTITVDDVDITSLRESELRKVRGGIGMIFQQFNLFASRSVKANIAYPLKLAGWSKADIETRVAELLTFVGLADKAKAYPEQLSGGQKQRVGIARALATGPAILLADEATSALDPQTTHEVLDLLKRVNREQGVTIVVITHEMDVIQTIATKVAVMENGRVIEQGDVFDVFSAPQNPASQRFVGTVVKGIPSPSELGVLRERHRGRLVTFSFRDGDSSQAQVFLDLAGAGLDFELVYGGINDIRGRAFGHLTLAIRGESAVIDRTLGEISQRVEVTEIAGEEAR; the protein is encoded by the coding sequence ATGCCGATCGTCACCCTGACGAACGTCTCGAAGACCTACCCCTCCCGCACCCGTGAAGACGCCGAGGTCGTGGCCGTCGACGACGTCACCCTCTCGATCGAGAAGGGCGATGTCTTCGGCATCATCGGATACTCCGGTGCGGGTAAATCGACCCTCGTACGGCTGATCAACGCCCTCGAACCGGCGACCAGCGGCACCATCACGGTCGACGACGTGGACATCACCTCTCTCCGGGAGAGCGAGCTGCGCAAGGTCCGCGGGGGGATCGGCATGATCTTCCAGCAGTTCAACCTGTTCGCCTCGCGCAGCGTCAAGGCGAACATCGCGTACCCGCTCAAGCTCGCCGGCTGGTCGAAGGCCGACATCGAGACGCGGGTCGCCGAGCTCCTCACCTTCGTGGGCCTCGCCGACAAGGCCAAGGCCTACCCCGAGCAGCTCTCCGGCGGTCAGAAGCAGCGCGTCGGCATCGCCCGTGCCTTGGCCACCGGCCCCGCCATCCTGCTCGCCGACGAGGCCACCAGCGCCCTCGACCCGCAGACCACGCACGAGGTGCTGGATCTGCTCAAGCGGGTCAACCGGGAGCAGGGCGTCACGATCGTCGTGATCACGCACGAGATGGACGTCATCCAGACCATCGCCACGAAGGTCGCAGTCATGGAGAACGGTCGCGTGATCGAGCAGGGCGATGTCTTCGACGTCTTCTCCGCTCCGCAGAACCCCGCGTCGCAGCGCTTCGTCGGCACGGTCGTGAAGGGCATCCCCTCGCCGTCCGAGCTCGGTGTGCTGCGCGAGCGCCACCGAGGCCGCCTCGTCACGTTCTCGTTCCGCGACGGCGACTCGTCGCAAGCGCAGGTCTTCCTCGATCTCGCCGGGGCCGGCCTCGACTTCGAGCTCGTGTACGGCGGGATCAACGACATCCGCGGGCGGGCCTTCGGCCACCTCACGCTCGCGATCCGCGGCGAGAGCGCCGTGATCGACCGCACCCTCGGGGAGATCTCGCAGCGCGTCGAAGTCACCGAGATCGCCGGAGAGGAGGCGCGCTGA
- a CDS encoding methionine ABC transporter permease, with protein sequence MDRLNELWPEFWKAALETLYMTSFALVLGGILGLAIGVILYVSRPGGLAQNRPVSVVANLAVNFFRPIPFVIFMAVAQPFARVVVGTGIGTTAGAFIIGLAAAFAIGRIVEQHLVSVSPGVIEAARAMGAGPWRILFTVAIPESLGPLILGYTFIVVALIDMTAMAGLIGGGGLGAFAQIYGFRQFEPLVMWAAIVLIVVFVHLVQMLGTRLARKIMRR encoded by the coding sequence ATGGACCGTCTGAACGAACTGTGGCCCGAATTCTGGAAGGCCGCGCTCGAAACCCTCTACATGACGTCGTTCGCACTCGTGCTCGGCGGCATCCTCGGTCTCGCGATCGGCGTCATCCTCTACGTCTCCCGCCCCGGCGGGCTCGCGCAGAACAGACCCGTCTCGGTCGTCGCGAACCTCGCGGTGAACTTCTTCCGCCCGATCCCGTTCGTGATCTTCATGGCCGTCGCGCAGCCCTTCGCCCGCGTGGTGGTCGGCACCGGCATCGGCACCACGGCCGGCGCGTTCATCATCGGTCTCGCCGCGGCCTTCGCGATCGGCCGCATCGTCGAGCAGCACCTCGTCTCGGTCTCGCCCGGGGTCATCGAGGCCGCCCGCGCGATGGGCGCCGGCCCCTGGCGCATCCTGTTCACCGTGGCGATCCCCGAATCGCTCGGACCGCTCATCCTCGGCTACACGTTCATCGTCGTCGCGCTCATCGACATGACGGCGATGGCCGGTCTCATCGGCGGCGGCGGTCTCGGAGCGTTCGCGCAGATCTACGGCTTCCGTCAGTTCGAGCCGCTCGTGATGTGGGCGGCGATCGTTCTGATCGTGGTGTTCGTGCACCTCGTGCAGATGCTCGGCACGAGGCTCGCGCGCAAGATCATGCGCCGCTGA